A DNA window from Camelina sativa cultivar DH55 chromosome 13, Cs, whole genome shotgun sequence contains the following coding sequences:
- the LOC104737061 gene encoding uncharacterized protein At5g39865-like, whose product MGCVSSNLLNHDEDFPQIGGGSSGFGHHIVKLTSTTYGLLTLDPPPSSPPPSSAAFSSDMPMTPPEKFKIGTKSKSSLWSEPRVIKSEPEVINSWALMSGLDGESFRFTPLPKTPVKYKVFGGENKENSEPNRRNPRKNLNDDVLKPLDPNRDDSDRRNATKPLKDLKSAERFERICPPGGENRVVIYTTSLRGVRQTFEACNAVRSAVESLGVVVCERDVSMDRGFKEELVSLMAKRVGNDGAATALPPRVFVKGRYIGGAEEVLRLVEEGSFGELISGIPKKKAGGCESGACDGCGGLFFLPCFRCNGSCKMVKGWGSAAVVVRCNECNENGLVPCPICS is encoded by the coding sequence ATGGGTTGCGTCTCCTCGAACCTCCTTAATCACGACGAAGACTTCCCTCAAATCGGCGGTGGAAGCTCCGGCTTTGGCCACCACATCGTCAAACTCACCTCCACCACTTACGGTCTTCTAACTCTCgatcctcctccttcttctcctcctccttcctccgCCGCATTCTCATCCGACATGCCTATGACACCGCCGGAGAAATTCAAGATCGGTACTAAATCTAAGTCGTCATTGTGGTCTGAGCCAAGGGTAATCAAGTCTGAACCGGAGGTTATTAACTCATGGGCACTAATGTCTGGTCTCGACGGCGAGAGTTTCCGATTCACTCCTCTTCCGAAGACTCCGGTTAAGTATAAAGTCTTCGGCGGAGAGAACAAAGAGAACTCTGAACCTAATcggagaaaccctagaaaaaactTGAACGACGACGTTTTGAAACCGTTAGATCCGAACAGAGATGATTCGGATCGGAGAAACGCTACGAAACCGTTGAAGGATCTGAAATCGGCGgagagatttgagaggatttgtccTCCGGGAGGAGAGAACCGTGTGGTGATATACACGACGTCGTTGCGCGGTGTTCGTCAGACGTTTGAGGCGTGTAACGCTGTGAGAAGCGCCGTGGAGAGTTTAGGTGTTGTGGTTTGTGAGAGAGATGTGTCTATGGATAGAGGTTTTAAAGAAGAGCTTGTGAGTCTAATGGCGAAGAGAGTTGGGAATGATGGAGCTGCTACTGCATTGCCGCCTAGGGTTTTCGTGAAGGGAAGGTACATTGGTGGAGCAGAGGAAGTGTTGAGACTAGTTGAGGAAGGTTCTTTCGGAGAGCTGATCAGTGGGATTCCGAAAAAGAAAGCAGGAGGATGCGAGAGCGGCGCTTGTGATGGGTGCGGcggtttgtttttcttgccgTGTTTTAGGTGTAATGGAAGCTGTAAGATGGTGAAAGGATGGGGTAGTGCTGCTGTGGTTGTGAGATGTAATGAGTGTAACGAGAACGGTCTTGTTCCATGTCCTATTTGCAGCTGA
- the LOC104737060 gene encoding GTP-binding protein BRASSINAZOLE INSENSITIVE PALE GREEN 2, chloroplastic-like, whose amino-acid sequence MLSKAARELSSTKLKPLFALPLSSFKSSIRSNTTNPSPSFLNHPHFTTTSKSPFLRFYSSSSNVLPLNRDGNYNDTTSITISVCPGCGVHMQNSNPKHPGFFIKPSTEKQRNDLNLRDLVPISQEPEFIDSIKRGFIIEPNNSSSGLNPKDEETEQEPSDVRPLVCARCHSLRHYGRVKDPTVENLLPDFDFDHTVGRRLGSASGARTVVLMVVDASDFDGSFPKRVAKLVSRTIDENNTAWKEGRSGNVPRVVVVVTKIDLLPSSLSPTRFEHWVRQRAREGGLSKITKLHFVSPVKNWGVKDLVEDVAAMAGKRGHVWAVGSQNAGKSTLINAVGKVVGGKVWHLTEAPVPGTTLGIMRIEGVLPFEAKLFDTPGLLNPHQITTRLTREEQKLVHISKELKPRTYRIKEGYTVHIGGLMRLDVDESSVDSLYVTVWASPYVPLHMGKKENAYKTLEDHFGCRLQPPIGEKRVEELGKWVRKEFRVSGSSWDTSSVDIAVSGLGWFAIGLKGEAILGVWTHEGIDVFCRDSLLPQRSHTFEDSGFTVSKIVAKADRNYNQIHKEEAQKKRKPNKSSSSDSVSDREHCREASQPSDTIPTM is encoded by the exons ATGCTTTCTAAAGCAGCGAGAGAGCTTTCGTCAACAAAGCTTAAACCTTTATTCGCTCTTCCTCTCTCCTCCTTCAAATCCTCCATACGAAGCAACACAACAAACCCATCTCCTTCATTTCTCAATCACCCTCACTTCACCACTACATCAAAATCCCCATTTCTTCGTttctactcttcttcttctaatgtGCTTCCGCTAAACAGAGATGGGAATTACAATGACACCACTTCAATCACCATCTCCGTATGCCCAGGCTGTGGAGTTCATATGCAAAACTCAAACCCAAAACATCCAGGTTTCTTCATTAAACCATcaacagagaaacagaggaacgATTTGAACCTTCGTGATCTTGTAccaatctctcaagaacctgAATTTATAGATTCAATCAAACGAGGGTTTATCATTGAACCAAACAACAGTTCTTCTGGCTTAAACCCTAAAGacgaagaaacagaacaagaaccaTCAGATGTTAGACCATTGGTGTGTGCTAGATGTCATTCACTTAGGCATTACGGGAGAGTGAAAGATCCAACAGTTGAGAATCTACTtcctgattttgattttgatcatACTGTTGGTAGGAGACTAGGTTCAGCTTCTGGTGCTAGAACTGTTGTGTTGATGGTTGTTGATGCTTCTGATTTCGATGGTTCTTTCCCAAAGAGAGTAGCTAAGCTTGTTTCGAGAACTATTGATGAGAACAATACGGCTTGGAAAGAAGGGAGATCAGGAAATGTACCTAGAGTTGTTGTTGTAGTGACTAAGATTGATTTGTTACCTAGTTCGTTGTCTCCTACTAGGTTTGAGCATTGGGTTAGACAAAGAGCTCGTGAAGGTGGGTTAAGTAAGATTACTAAGTTGCATTTCGTTAGTCCTGTTAAGAATTGGGGAGTTAAAGATTTGGTTGAAGATGTTGCGGCTATGGCTGGGAAGAGAGGACATGTTTGGGCTGTTGGATCGCAGAACGCAGGGAAAAGTACGCTTATTAACGCTGTTGGGAAGGTGGTTGGTGGGAAAGTTTGGCATTTGACTGAGGCTCCTGTGCCAGGAACTACTTTGGGGATCATGAGGATTGAAGGTGTATTGCCTTTTGAGGCTAAGTTGTTTGATACTCCGGGGTTGTTGAATCCGCATCAGATCACTACTAGGCTTACTAGAGAGGAGCAGAAACTTGTTCATATCAGTAAGGAACTTAAACCAAGGACTTACAGGATCAAG gAAGGTTATACAGTGCACATTGGTGGACTGATGAGACTTGACGTTGATGAATCATCTGTTGATTCGTTATATGTAACAGTTTGGGCGTCTCCTTATGTTCCACTTCACATGGGGAAGAAAGAGAACGCTTACAAAACACTTGAGGACCATTTCGGTTGTCGATTGCAG CCACCAATTGGAGAGAAGCGTGTTGAAGAGTTGGGAAAATGGGTTAGAAAGGAATTCAGAGTGAGTGGAAGCAGTTGGGACACAAGTTCAGTAGATATTGCTGTTTCAGGTCTCGGTTGGTTTGCGATAGGACTCAAAGGAGAAGCGATTTTAGGTGTATGGACTCACGAGGGGATTGATGTCTTCTGCCGTGACTCATTGCTCCCGCAAAGATCACACACTTTTGAAGACTCTGGTTTCACTGTCTCCAAGATTGTTGCCAAAGCTGATAGAAATTATAACCAAATCCACAAAGAGGAAGCGCAGAAGAAACGAAAACCCAacaagtcttcttcttcggatTCTGTTTCCGACAGAGAACATTGCCGCGAGGCGTCACAGCCTTCAGATACAATACCAACAATGTAA
- the LOC104737059 gene encoding polyadenylate-binding protein-interacting protein 12 — MAVVGADTTVVEVGGLISSPSPPSSVTSQESGVSSNNSDHGGNGEIGVHVARSDGGESFKRDMRELHELLSKLNPMAEEFVPPSLTKPVVNGFNGGFFAVNNGFGIAGNFPVNEDGGFRRKKSFGQQGKRRMNPRTSLAQREEIIRRTVYVSDIDQQVTEEQLAGLFIGFGQVVDCRICGDPNSVLRFAFIEFTDEVGARAALNLSGTMLGFYPVKVMPSKTAIAPVNPTFLPRSEDEREMCARTIYCTNIDKKLTHADIKLFFESVCGEVYRLRLLGDYHHPTRIGFVEFVMAESAIAALNCSGLLLGSLPIRVSPSKTPVRSRAVPRHPMH, encoded by the exons ATGGCGGTCGTCGGAGCTGATACTACGGTGGTGGAAGTTGGTGGTTTAATCTCTTCGCCGTCGCCGCCGTCTTCAGTCACCAGTCAAGAATCAGGAGTCTCTTCTAACAACAGCGATCACGGCGGAAATGGAGAGATCGGAGTCCACGTGGCGAGATCCGACGGTGGTGAGAGTTTTAAGCGTGATATGAGAGAGCTTCATGAGCTCTTATCTAAGCTTAACCCCATGGCTGAAGAGTTTGTTCCTCCTTCTCTTACTAAGCCAGTTGTTAATGGGTTTAACGGTGGTTTCTTCGCTGTTAATAATGGTTTTGGTATTGCCGGAAATTTCCCTGTTAACGAAGACGGTGGCTTTCGTCGG AAGAAGTCGTTCGGACAACAAGGGAAAAGGAGAATGAATCCTAGGACAAGTTTGGCTCAACGCGAAGAGATCATTCGAAGAACTGTCTATGTGTCTGATATTGACCAACAG GTCACTGAGGAGCAGCTTGCTGGTTTGTTTATCGGCTTTGGACAG gtAGTTGATTGTCGTATATGTGGTGACCCTAACTCAGTACTTCGGTTTGCTTTCATTGAGTTCACTGATGAAG TTGGTGCAAGGGCTGCGCTGAATTTGTCTGGTACGATGCTTGGATTCTATCCTGTGAAGGTTATGCCTTCCAAAACAGCTATAGCACCGGTTAACCCTACGTTCTTGCCGAGG agTGAAGATGAGCGTGAGATGTGTGCGAGAACTATCTACTGCACTAACATCGACAAGAAG CTCACTCACGCGGACATCAAACTCTTTTTTGAGTCTGTGTGTGGAGAAGTGTACCGTCTGAGGCTGCTGGGTGATTATCATCATCCAACTCGCATCGGTTTCGTTGAGTTTGTCATG GCTGAAAGTGCAATAGCTGCCCTCAACTGTAGTGGTCTCCTTCTTGGTTCTTTACCGATAAG GGTGAGTCCGTCAAAGACACCTGTTCGTTCCCGTGCTGTCCCGCGACATCCTATGCATTAA
- the LOC104737058 gene encoding uncharacterized protein LOC104737058 — MKPCSEIPIEERVHVQGVPGGDLALFECVSSVFSRQLWSCSGYVPKKFSYQYREFPCWDEKEDDGKGKDARNWGSSRDIEIKHSHQSDVDKEKNLLLRLSTNKRRKDLPGAFEDRANKKVKEEDGDKKTVL, encoded by the coding sequence ATGAAGCCTTGTTCAGAGATACCAATTGAAGAAAGGGTTCATGTACAAGGAGTCCCTGGTGGTGATTTGGCTCTGTTTGAATGTGTTTCGTCTGTTTTTAGTCGTCAACTTTGGAGTTGTTCTGGTTATGTGCCTAAGAAGTTTAGTTATCAATATAGAGAGTTTCCTTGTTGGGATGAGAAGGAGGATGATGGTAAGGGAAAGGATGCTAGGAATTGGGGTTCTAGTAGAGACATTGAGATTAAACATTCTCATCAGAGTGATGTTGACAAAGAGAAGAACTTGCTTCTTCGTTTGAGTACAAATAAGCGGAGAAAAGATTTGCCGGGAGCCTTTGAAGACCGGGCAAATAAGAAGGTTAAAGAGGAAGATGGTGATAAGAAAACAGTTTTGTGA